The Halalkalicoccus tibetensis genome contains the following window.
GACGCCGTAGGCGTGCTCGGCGACGCGGTCGGCACCCTCGCCGGGCACGAGGTCGCGGTACTCGTCCTGGAAGACGACGGCGTCGGAGGGCTCGATCGCGACGACCTCCCAGCCGTCGTCGAGGTACTCCGAGAAGACCCCGATGTTCGTCCGCGCGCGCTCCTCGGCGGCGTCGAGCATGCCCGTCGAGTAGGCCGCCCGCCCGCTTGCCGCGCAGTCGTCGGGGATCCGCACGTGGACGCCCGCGGCCTCGAGCACCCGGATCGCGGCCTTGCCCGGCTCGGGGTAGCTGTAGTTCGTGAACGTATCCGGGAACAGCAGCACCTTTCGGTCGGCCTCGGCCTCGCTGATTCGCGGGCCGCGCGCCTCGTACCACTCCTCGAGCGACTCGCTCTCGAAGTAGGGCAGTTTCCGGTCGCTCGCGATGCCGACGGCCTTCTCCATCACCAGCCGCGATCCCGGTATCTTCGGGCCGACGTTCGAGAGCGGCGCGAGCTTGCTCCCGAGCCACGAGAGCCGATCGATGTTCCCGAACACCCGCGTGCGGAGGCTCGGGTCCTCGCGCTGGTGGTACTGGTGTTTGACCTCCGTCTTGAGCTTCGCCATGTCGACGCCGGTGGGACAGTCGTTCTTACAGCCCTTACAGCCCACACAGAGGTCGAGCACCTCCTCCTGGAACTGCTTCGAGTACATCTCCTCCTCGTCGATCTCGCCGGAAATAGCGGCCCGGAGCATGTTCGCCCGGCCGCGCGTGGTCTCGATCTCGTCCTTCGAGCCCCGGTAGGTCGGACACATCACGTCATCGGTCTGCCGGCAGGTCCCACAGCCGTTACAGAGCTCGACGAGCTGGGAGAACCCGCCCTCCTCCGAGAAGTCGAGCTTCGTCTGGGGCTCGACCGAGCTGTACTCGGCGCCGTAGCGGAGGTTCTCGCGCATGTCCGTCGGGTCGTCCTCCCGATGGACGACCTTCCCGGGGTTCATCCGCCAGTCGGGGTCGAACGTCTCCTTGATCTCGAGGAAGGCCCCCCAGAGGTCCTCGCCGTACATCTTGCGGTTGAACTGGGTGCGCGCGAGCCCGTCGCCGTGCTCGCCCGAGAAGGAGCCGTGGCGCTCCTTCACGAGGTCGGTGACGTCCTCGGCGATCGAGAGCATCTTCTGGATGTCCCCGTTCTCCTTGAGGTTGAGGATCGGCCGGATGTGGAGCGTCCCGCTGCCCGCGTGCGCGAAGTACGCGGCGGAGGTGTCGTGGTCCTCGAGGATCTCCATGAACTCCTGGACGTATTCGGCGAGCTCCTCCGGCGGGACCGTCGCGTCCTCGATGAACGGGTAGGGCTTCGGGTCGCCCTCGAGGCTCATCAGCAGCGGGATCGCCGCCTTGCGGAGCTTCCAGATCATCGCCTGGTCCTCCTCGGTGTACGCCTCCAGCACGTCGAAGGCGTCGCCCTCCCCGACGAAGTGTTCGTTGGTCGCCTGGATGGGCGCCTCGAGGTCGTCGTGGAGCTCCGAGTCGAACTCCAGCATGATCGCCGCCTCGGTCCCCTCGGGGATCGGCTCCTCGTACTGGGCGAACTCCTCGTTGTTGCGCGCGAGGCGGAACACCTCGCTGTCCATCAGCTCGACCGCGCTGGTCTCGAACTCCAGGGCCTCGGGGACGGCCCGCAGCGCGTCGATCAGGTCGTCGAAACAGTAGAGCGCGAGCGAGGTCTTCTCGGGCAGGGTCACCAGGCTGATCTCGGCCTCGACGATCACGCCAAGCGAGGACTCCGAGCCCACGAGCAGCTTCGAGAGGTTGATCACGCGCTCGCCGTCGTCGTTTTCATAGATCACGCGATCGAGGTTGTAGCCCGAGACGTTTCGCTTGAGGTCGGGATAGCGCTCCTCGATCTCCTCCTCGTGCTCCTCGACCAGTCCCCGAACGGTCTCGTAGATCTCCGCCTCGCGGTCGTCCTTCGAGACGATCTCCTCGTACTCCGGCGAGTCGAGGACGACCTCGCGGGTGTGGATCAGCGAGCCATCGGGGAGGACGACCCGAAGCTCCTCAGTGTAGGCGTCGGTGATGCCGTAGCGCACCGAGTGGGCGCCCGTCGAGTTGTTGCCCATGCCCCCGCCGATGGTCGCGCGGTTCGAGGAGGCGGGGTCCGGCGCGAACTTCAGCCCCCACTGACCGGCGTACTCGTCGAAGTGGTCCTGGACGACGCCGGGCTGAACGCGCGCGCGTTTCTCGTCGGGTCGGAGGTCCAGGATGTCGTCCATGTAGACGCTCATGTCGAGCACCACACAGCCCGGCCCGACCGTCTGGCCGCCCAGCGACGACCCCGCGCCGCGGGCGATGATCGGGACCTCGTGTGCGTCGGCGACCTGCACCGCCGCCCGGACGTCCTCGACGTCACGCGGGAAGACCGCGCCCGCGGGCCGGGCCTGGTAGATACTGCCGTCGGTCGCGTACAGCACCTGGCTGTACTCGTCGAAGCGCACCTCGCCGGCGACGGCCCCGCGGAGGTCCTCGGCGAGCGCGACGTACTCCTCGGCGTCGGGGTGGTCGTGGCCCTGGGCCTCGCGGTAGGTCTCGAAATCGCTCATGTCTCCCTGGGGCTTGTGCAACGTCGAGGGCTCGGTGATCTCCTCGACGGTCGCGGCCTCCATCATCTCCTGGGAGTGGTCCGCATCGCCCGCGGGCTCGATCGGGGTCTCGTCCACTGGAGTCTCGGCCATCACATCCTCGTCGGGGGTTGATCGTGATAAATACTGTGTTCGATGAACCCACACATGGCCCGCCGACCCACGGTTTTAAGGGGGCGCTGGTCGGGAGTGAACCCATGGAACTCATCCATGTGAACGTCAACGTCGCGGACGCCGAGGAGACGATCGCCTTCTACGAGCAGCTGGGCTTCGAGGAGTCCTGGGAGTTCGAGACGCCCGATGGCGAGACCCAGAACCGATACATCGCCGACGAGAACGGGATCGAGCTCCAGCTCTCGGACACCAACGGCGAGGAGGAGTTCGAGCCGGGCAGCGCGTGGGACCACCTCGCGATCGGGGTCGACGACGTCGACGCGGTCTTCGAGGAGATCGACCACCACGGCGTCGACAAGGAACCCGGCGACCAGCCTGAAGCGGGGGCCCGCACCGCGTTCGTGCGCGACCCCGACGGCCGACGCGTCGAGCTCGTCGAGTCGCTCGACTAGCGGGACGGCAAAAAGACGAACGGGAACTGCCTTTTCAGAGGATGTCGGCGGCTTCCGCTTTGTCGACGATGTCCTGGGCCATCTTGTTGGTCGCCTCGTCGACCATCTGGCCGTCGACCTTCACCGCGCCCTTGCCCTCCTCCATCGCCTGGGCGTACTCCTCGACGATGCGCTGGGCGCGTTCGGCGGTCTCCGGGTCGGGCGCGAAGATCTCGTTGGCGATCTCGATCTGGCTGGGGTGGATCGCCCACTTGCCGTCGCAGCCGATCATATTCGCGTTGTTACACGAGTCGCGGAAGCCCTGCTCGTCCTCGATGTCGGCGTACGGACCATCGAGACAGGGGATTCCGGCGCTCTTCGCGGCAGCGTTGCACTCCGAGAGCGCGTGGTGCCAGTAGTGGCCGGGGTAGTCGGGGAACTGCCCGATGTCCAGTCCCGGAGTTCCCATCGCCGCCGAGTAGTCGCCGGGCCCGAAGATGATGCTCGAGAGGCGATCGCTCGCGTGGGCGATCTCATGGACGTTGTGCATCCCCTCGCCGTCCTCGATCTGCGGTTCGAGGCCGATCGCGCCGACCTCGAGGCCGGCGTTCTCCTCGACTTGGGTCAGGAGGTTCTCGACGGTGTGGACGTCGCTTGCGCCCTTGACCTTCGGGATGATGATGTCGTCGATGTGTTCGCCGGCGGCACTCACGACGTCGATGACGTCGTCGTACCACCACTCGGTGTCGATGCCGTTCATCCGGAAGGAAAGCACCTTGCCGCTCCAGTCGTGGCTCTGGGCGGCGTCGATCAGCGGCTCGCGGGCGTCGGGCTTCGAGTTCGGCGCGACGCTGTCCTCCAGATCGAGGAACACCTCGTCGGCGGCGCTGTTCGAGGCGCTCTCCATGAAGTTCTCGTCGCTCGCCGGCGTCGCCAGTTGTGTCCGTCGTAGTGTCACGTCGCTCATAGCTGGTTCACTCCGTTCGCTACTGAACGAGGACACCCTATAAAGATATCCCTAGAAACCACACGAAGGGCGAAACACCTCCCGTACCGATCCCCTATTCACAGGAGTAGAACGCCTTTCATACGGACGAATGGTCGTTTCATCGCGAAATAGTGTTAACAACGATGTGGATACGGCCGGGATACGACACGACATATCACTCACCGGGCGTCGACGACGCGATACGTCGGGTGTCCTGCGTTCGACTCTGCTGAACAAAAAATCCTCTAGACCGGAAATAAATCCTCTCGGGGCGAACGACTCGCCACGAGAACCGCCGACCGGGTGTTTCGGGACCGGGACCAGTGTGTCGTCCCTTCGGATTGCTCCACTGTTCAGTATAGGTGAACACCCATCCGACCTGTAGAACTATTACGCTCGGCGCGGTAGGCGGGGTATGGCCACGGACGAGCCGGTGACGGTGCGGGCGACCGAGACGAGCTTCCGGATCCTGGACGCGCTTCGCGCGCTCGAGGGTGCCGGGGTGACGGAGCTCGCGAGCCACCTCGACCTCCCGAAGAGCACCGTCCACAACCACCTCCAGACCCTCCGGCGCAACGAGTACGTCACCAAACACGGCTCGGCGTACGACGTCGGGCTGCGGTTCCTCCAGCTGGGCGAGTACGCGCGCGACCGGCGGGGGATCGCGACCATCGGCCCCCCGGAGATCGACAAGCTCGCCGAGGAGACCCGCGAGATGGCGAACCTGCTGGTCGAGGAGCACGGCCGCGGCGTCTTCCTCTACCGGGCGAAGGGCGCCGACGCCGTCCACATGGATACCCATGCCGGAAAGCGCGTCCATCTCCACACCACCGGCTTCGGCAAGTCGATCCTCGCCCACCTCCCGGCGGCGCGCGTCGAGGCGATCCTCGACCGCCACGGCCTCCCGAGCGCCACTCCGAACACCATCACCGACCGGGACCGACTCATGGACGAGCTCGAGACGATCCGCGAGCGGGGCTATGCCTACGACGACGAGGAGCGCCTCGAGGGGCTGCGGTGTGTCGCCGCGCCCATCGTCGT
Protein-coding sequences here:
- a CDS encoding IclR family transcriptional regulator, translated to MATDEPVTVRATETSFRILDALRALEGAGVTELASHLDLPKSTVHNHLQTLRRNEYVTKHGSAYDVGLRFLQLGEYARDRRGIATIGPPEIDKLAEETREMANLLVEEHGRGVFLYRAKGADAVHMDTHAGKRVHLHTTGFGKSILAHLPAARVEAILDRHGLPSATPNTITDRDRLMDELETIRERGYAYDDEERLEGLRCVAAPIVVDGTVLGAVSVSGPKSRMSSEWYTEELPGLTMSTANVIEINSTYA
- a CDS encoding FAD-binding and (Fe-S)-binding domain-containing protein — protein: MSDFETYREAQGHDHPDAEEYVALAEDLRGAVAGEVRFDEYSQVLYATDGSIYQARPAGAVFPRDVEDVRAAVQVADAHEVPIIARGAGSSLGGQTVGPGCVVLDMSVYMDDILDLRPDEKRARVQPGVVQDHFDEYAGQWGLKFAPDPASSNRATIGGGMGNNSTGAHSVRYGITDAYTEELRVVLPDGSLIHTREVVLDSPEYEEIVSKDDREAEIYETVRGLVEEHEEEIEERYPDLKRNVSGYNLDRVIYENDDGERVINLSKLLVGSESSLGVIVEAEISLVTLPEKTSLALYCFDDLIDALRAVPEALEFETSAVELMDSEVFRLARNNEEFAQYEEPIPEGTEAAIMLEFDSELHDDLEAPIQATNEHFVGEGDAFDVLEAYTEEDQAMIWKLRKAAIPLLMSLEGDPKPYPFIEDATVPPEELAEYVQEFMEILEDHDTSAAYFAHAGSGTLHIRPILNLKENGDIQKMLSIAEDVTDLVKERHGSFSGEHGDGLARTQFNRKMYGEDLWGAFLEIKETFDPDWRMNPGKVVHREDDPTDMRENLRYGAEYSSVEPQTKLDFSEEGGFSQLVELCNGCGTCRQTDDVMCPTYRGSKDEIETTRGRANMLRAAISGEIDEEEMYSKQFQEEVLDLCVGCKGCKNDCPTGVDMAKLKTEVKHQYHQREDPSLRTRVFGNIDRLSWLGSKLAPLSNVGPKIPGSRLVMEKAVGIASDRKLPYFESESLEEWYEARGPRISEAEADRKVLLFPDTFTNYSYPEPGKAAIRVLEAAGVHVRIPDDCAASGRAAYSTGMLDAAEERARTNIGVFSEYLDDGWEVVAIEPSDAVVFQDEYRDLVPGEGADRVAEHAYGVMEYLDTHRLIDGLTEAGRLDGAGGALTYHGHCHQKATAKDHHAVGVLRRAGYDVDPLDSGCCGMAGSFGYEAEHYDLSKSIASLLFEKIDRSDGEEVVAPGASCRSQIGDRDERAENPPHPIEKVEAALAP
- a CDS encoding CoA ester lyase gives rise to the protein MSDVTLRRTQLATPASDENFMESASNSAADEVFLDLEDSVAPNSKPDAREPLIDAAQSHDWSGKVLSFRMNGIDTEWWYDDVIDVVSAAGEHIDDIIIPKVKGASDVHTVENLLTQVEENAGLEVGAIGLEPQIEDGEGMHNVHEIAHASDRLSSIIFGPGDYSAAMGTPGLDIGQFPDYPGHYWHHALSECNAAAKSAGIPCLDGPYADIEDEQGFRDSCNNANMIGCDGKWAIHPSQIEIANEIFAPDPETAERAQRIVEEYAQAMEEGKGAVKVDGQMVDEATNKMAQDIVDKAEAADIL
- a CDS encoding VOC family protein; translation: MELIHVNVNVADAEETIAFYEQLGFEESWEFETPDGETQNRYIADENGIELQLSDTNGEEEFEPGSAWDHLAIGVDDVDAVFEEIDHHGVDKEPGDQPEAGARTAFVRDPDGRRVELVESLD